A window from Alkalicoccobacillus plakortidis encodes these proteins:
- a CDS encoding DUF421 domain-containing protein has protein sequence MLEELKNLALILGRIVTIFPLLLAMTMYMGKRSIGELPIFDFLIIISLASVVGADIADPNVKHLPTGFAIICICLFQVLVSRLAISNRKFGKWITFEPTVVIRNGEILVKNLKSIRYSLDNILEMLREKDVFDINDVHLGIIEASGELSLYKKASKQTPAMEDLGLIKKTGGLSYPVIIEGVIQEEILKSIQLNRKTLLDKLSQKGIQSYTSIFLCTINSACDLHLAYNTEDRRYESIQH, from the coding sequence ATGTTAGAGGAACTAAAGAATTTAGCTCTAATACTCGGGAGAATTGTAACCATTTTCCCATTACTGCTCGCTATGACGATGTATATGGGAAAACGGTCAATAGGTGAACTACCCATTTTTGATTTCCTCATTATTATTTCACTTGCTTCAGTTGTAGGTGCAGATATTGCAGATCCTAACGTGAAGCACCTTCCTACTGGATTTGCCATCATATGCATTTGCCTATTCCAAGTTCTTGTTTCAAGGCTCGCTATCAGCAACAGAAAATTCGGAAAATGGATTACATTTGAACCAACCGTTGTGATCAGAAACGGTGAAATATTAGTTAAAAACTTAAAAAGCATCCGTTATTCTCTTGATAACATCTTAGAAATGTTGCGAGAAAAAGATGTATTCGATATTAATGATGTTCATCTTGGAATTATTGAAGCTAGTGGTGAACTAAGCTTATATAAAAAAGCGTCAAAACAAACACCAGCTATGGAGGATTTAGGACTCATTAAAAAGACAGGTGGACTATCATACCCAGTCATCATAGAGGGAGTTATTCAAGAGGAGATTTTAAAAAGCATACAGCTAAATCGAAAAACCCTCCTAGATAAACTTAGCCAGAAGGGTATACAGTCCTATACTTCTATTTTCTTGTGTACAATCAATTCAGCTTGCGATTTGCACCTTGCCTATAATACAGAGGATCGGCGCTATGAATCGATCCAACATTAA
- the spoVAE gene encoding stage V sporulation protein AE: MIFLWAFLVGGLICVIGQLLMDVCGLTPAHTMSALVVSGAVLNGFGIYDRLIDFAGAGVTVPITSFGNSLVTGAMNEVAQNGIIGVLTGIFEVTSAGISAAIIFGFLASLVFKPKG; encoded by the coding sequence ATGATTTTTCTTTGGGCTTTTCTTGTTGGAGGCTTAATCTGTGTGATTGGTCAGTTATTAATGGATGTATGTGGATTAACTCCTGCCCATACGATGTCTGCGTTAGTTGTGAGTGGAGCAGTCTTAAATGGATTTGGTATTTACGATCGTTTAATTGATTTTGCTGGTGCAGGTGTAACTGTACCTATTACAAGCTTTGGGAACTCATTAGTAACAGGAGCCATGAATGAAGTAGCTCAAAATGGTATTATTGGTGTGTTGACTGGAATATTTGAAGTCACAAGTGCAGGTATTTCAGCGGCCATTATATTTGGTTTTTTAGCTTCCCTTGTTTTTAAACCAAAAGGTTAA
- the spoVAD gene encoding stage V sporulation protein AD yields MLVGQQSWVFESKPIIRSTGVIGGPFEAKGRLADEFDMTHDNLWMGQGSYEKAQTVLIEQACETAIQKSGLNKEQIQFMLSGDLVNQLTPSTFAGRSLKIPYLGLFGACSTSMEGLAMAAYLVHTKGANHVVAVASSHNAATEKQFRYPTEYGGQKPPTSQWTVTAAGAAVVSNEGNGPRVTSATIGRIVDMGLSDPFNMGGAMAPAAVDTLEAHFRDTKTSPEDYDLIVSGDLGEIGLAIAKELCEQKGIQLKENQFKDCGLMIYREGQPVLAGASGPGCSAVVTYGHLLNRMKRGELKRILVIATGALLSPLSFQQKESIPCIAHAVSIEAAEVRA; encoded by the coding sequence ATGCTAGTTGGTCAACAGAGCTGGGTATTTGAAAGTAAGCCTATTATTCGCTCTACAGGTGTGATTGGTGGACCGTTTGAAGCGAAGGGTCGTTTAGCAGATGAATTTGATATGACTCATGATAATTTGTGGATGGGGCAAGGCTCATATGAAAAGGCGCAAACGGTTTTAATTGAACAGGCGTGTGAGACAGCGATCCAAAAGAGCGGCTTAAATAAAGAGCAAATCCAATTTATGCTTTCAGGGGACCTAGTCAATCAGCTTACCCCATCAACATTTGCGGGACGTAGCTTAAAGATTCCTTATCTTGGCTTGTTTGGAGCATGCTCAACATCGATGGAAGGTTTGGCAATGGCTGCTTATTTGGTTCATACCAAAGGTGCAAATCATGTAGTGGCCGTCGCTTCGAGTCATAATGCAGCAACTGAAAAGCAGTTCCGTTATCCAACTGAGTATGGTGGACAGAAACCACCAACCTCACAATGGACCGTGACAGCAGCAGGTGCGGCCGTAGTGTCTAATGAGGGAAATGGACCTCGTGTTACCTCAGCAACCATTGGACGTATTGTTGATATGGGACTTTCTGATCCATTTAATATGGGTGGGGCAATGGCTCCGGCTGCTGTTGATACACTAGAGGCGCACTTTCGTGATACGAAAACGAGTCCAGAAGATTATGATCTAATTGTTAGTGGTGATCTAGGGGAGATTGGGCTAGCAATCGCTAAAGAATTATGTGAGCAAAAAGGAATACAGTTAAAAGAGAATCAATTTAAAGATTGTGGACTTATGATCTACCGAGAAGGTCAGCCGGTTCTTGCTGGAGCAAGTGGACCTGGATGTTCAGCTGTCGTTACATATGGACATCTATTAAATCGTATGAAACGAGGAGAACTGAAACGAATTCTTGTGATTGCGACGGGTGCCTTATTATCACCTCTATCGTTTCAGCAAAAAGAATCGATTCCATGTATTGCCCATGCTGTTTCTATCGAAGCTGCGGAGGTGAGAGCATGA
- a CDS encoding nucleoside recognition domain-containing protein, with the protein MINKIWVSMFLIGLLFAAWNGTMDKVNAAIFSGAKEGVAICLGLISILAFWLGLMKIAEVSGLLGSFAKLLRPIATKIFPEVPANHPAMGYILSNVTANMFGLGNAATPMGIKAMEQLKQLNQNRDSASRSMVTLLALNTACITFIPTTVISIRMSYGSASPTDIVGPTIMASACAFMGAIIIDRLFYARQIRKQRRI; encoded by the coding sequence ATGATTAATAAAATATGGGTATCAATGTTTCTGATTGGTCTTTTATTTGCTGCTTGGAATGGAACAATGGACAAGGTGAACGCTGCTATATTTTCAGGGGCAAAAGAAGGTGTAGCCATTTGTTTAGGTTTAATTAGTATACTTGCATTTTGGTTAGGCTTAATGAAAATTGCAGAGGTCTCTGGTCTTTTGGGTTCATTTGCAAAGTTGTTGCGTCCAATTGCTACAAAAATCTTTCCTGAGGTACCGGCAAATCATCCTGCTATGGGATACATTTTAAGTAATGTGACCGCCAATATGTTTGGGTTAGGTAATGCTGCTACACCAATGGGAATTAAAGCGATGGAACAATTAAAGCAGCTTAATCAAAATCGCGACTCAGCTAGTAGGTCGATGGTAACGTTACTCGCTTTGAATACGGCATGTATTACGTTTATTCCAACAACCGTCATTTCGATCAGAATGAGTTATGGTTCTGCTTCTCCTACAGATATAGTGGGTCCGACAATTATGGCTTCTGCTTGTGCGTTTATGGGGGCGATTATCATTGACCGGCTGTTTTATGCTAGACAAATAAGAAAGCAAAGAAGAATATGA
- a CDS encoding phasin family protein has product MVRSILNNVYSLGLGAAVASKEQIEKAVDDLVKKGEIKRSESENLVEDLIEKGSQTQKQIDGIVQERVKQVLASMNIATKEEITALERRIRELEQANQNN; this is encoded by the coding sequence ATGGTCAGAAGTATATTAAATAATGTTTATTCACTTGGTTTAGGTGCTGCCGTTGCAAGCAAGGAACAAATTGAAAAAGCGGTAGACGACTTAGTCAAAAAAGGCGAGATCAAACGATCCGAATCCGAAAACCTAGTGGAGGACCTGATTGAAAAAGGTTCACAAACTCAGAAACAAATTGATGGGATCGTTCAAGAACGTGTAAAACAAGTTCTTGCATCAATGAACATCGCCACTAAGGAAGAGATTACTGCTCTTGAACGCAGAATCAGAGAACTAGAACAAGCAAATCAAAATAACTAA
- the spoVAC gene encoding stage V sporulation protein AC — protein sequence MGSKKQLTPEQQQYQQLAKKHEKKRPVLMNCIRAFLVGGFICIIGQAITIFFYTFFDFTEKTAGNPTVAVLILISTLLTGFGVYDRFAQFSGAGTAVPVTGFANSIASAAIEHRTEGYVLGVGGNMFKLAGSVIVFGTVAAFFVAIIKTIIQGGL from the coding sequence ATGGGCTCAAAAAAGCAACTGACACCAGAACAGCAGCAGTATCAGCAATTAGCAAAAAAACATGAGAAAAAAAGACCCGTCTTAATGAATTGTATTCGTGCGTTTCTAGTTGGTGGTTTTATTTGTATCATTGGTCAGGCTATTACAATATTTTTCTATACGTTTTTTGACTTCACGGAAAAAACAGCTGGAAATCCAACTGTTGCCGTTTTAATTTTAATTTCTACATTACTTACAGGCTTTGGTGTATATGATCGCTTTGCGCAGTTTTCTGGGGCCGGAACAGCGGTACCAGTAACTGGATTCGCTAACTCGATTGCCTCTGCTGCAATCGAACACCGTACAGAAGGTTATGTATTGGGCGTAGGCGGAAATATGTTTAAGCTAGCAGGTTCAGTTATTGTATTTGGAACGGTTGCTGCTTTTTTTGTAGCAATCATAAAAACGATCATTCAAGGAGGGCTCTAG
- a CDS encoding DUF421 domain-containing protein, whose product MRNSKKTSLDLNQLQHLLRDKGAFSLKEVEHGVLETDGKITILKKHAYDTPTNQSLNIKPTTVPLPLLLVLDGEISPKNIETVGLSEKWLLEEITRQGTPDPKDILFAEWTEADGLYIQLHSKMQQS is encoded by the coding sequence ATGAGGAACTCAAAAAAAACAAGCTTGGACCTCAATCAACTCCAGCATTTACTTCGTGATAAAGGGGCTTTTTCATTAAAGGAAGTGGAACATGGGGTGCTTGAGACAGATGGAAAGATAACGATATTAAAAAAGCATGCCTATGATACTCCTACTAATCAGTCATTAAATATCAAACCGACTACTGTTCCCTTACCTTTGTTGCTTGTGTTGGACGGAGAAATATCACCTAAAAACATTGAGACTGTAGGTCTTAGCGAAAAGTGGTTGTTAGAGGAAATTACTAGACAAGGAACACCAGACCCAAAAGATATTTTATTTGCAGAATGGACTGAAGCTGATGGACTTTATATTCAGCTTCACTCAAAAATGCAGCAATCCTAA
- a CDS encoding DUF421 domain-containing protein, translated as MNSTYGSLAIELVVGFFALLLLTKILGKNQLSQLSPFDFVSALVVGELVGNAIYDDEVGLMRVLCAIAIWGALIYLIELLTQKIRRTRSVLEGSPSIVIYKGKVKYEELKKNKLGPQSTPAFTS; from the coding sequence ATGAACTCTACGTACGGATCACTTGCCATTGAACTAGTTGTAGGTTTTTTTGCATTATTACTACTAACTAAAATACTAGGCAAGAATCAATTGTCACAGCTCTCACCCTTTGACTTTGTATCAGCTTTAGTTGTTGGAGAATTGGTGGGGAACGCGATCTACGATGATGAAGTTGGATTAATGAGAGTTCTTTGTGCAATTGCTATTTGGGGAGCTCTAATTTATTTAATTGAACTACTTACACAAAAAATCCGAAGAACAAGATCAGTCCTTGAAGGTAGTCCATCAATCGTTATCTATAAAGGAAAAGTGAAATATGAGGAACTCAAAAAAAACAAGCTTGGACCTCAATCAACTCCAGCATTTACTTCGTGA